Genomic segment of Colius striatus isolate bColStr4 unplaced genomic scaffold, bColStr4.1.hap1 scaffold_46, whole genome shotgun sequence:
cccagtgaccccaaccccccccaaaccaccccaaccctcttcccagtccctcccagtaactcccagtgccctcccagtacaAACCATACCAagtgccccaaaaccaccccaaatcccccttaaaccaccccaaaccccccccaaaccaccccaaacccaccccaatcccccttcccagtccctcccagtaactcccagtgccctcccagtacaAACCAGTACTGTCAAGTGCCCCAAAAACACTCCAAATCCCCcttaaaccaccccaaaaccaccccaaaccaccccaacccccttcccagtccctcccagtaagtTCCAGTGGCCTCCCAGTTTCTCCCAGTGTCCTGTACGTGTCCCCCCCCCGCCCTGGGACACGACGGAAGACGGGCGAAGGTTCAACTTCAAGGTGACGTCGTGGAACGTGGACGGTCTCAGGGCCTGGGTGAAGAAAGGAGGCCTGGAGGTGGGTTAAACTGGGCTGAAACTGGACCAGACTGGGGCGCCCCAGAGAAATGGGGCTGGACAGGACTCAAAAAGGGgggattttgacccaaaaatggggtgaaaaaggttCAAAATGGCAGCTGAAATGAGGgaaaatggggcaaaatggagccaaaatgaggccaaaatgggccaaaatgagcccaaaatgggtaaaaatgagcccaaaatgaagctaaaaatgggtcttgaagtggttgagaagttggttcaaaggaagggaatgaaaatgggccaaaaatgagggattttgacccaaaaatggggtgaaaaaggctcaaaatggaCCGGAAATGTGGTAAAATTGGGCAAAATGGAGCcaaaatgaggccaaaatgggtcaaaatgagcccaaaatggaGCTAAaaatgggtcttgaagtggttgagaagttggttcaaaggaagggaatgaaaatgggccaaaaatgagggattttgacccaaaaatggggtgaaaaaggctcaaaatgggCCCAAAATCGGcctgaaatgaggtaaaattgggcaaaatgaggctaaaatgggtcaaaatgagcccaaaactgagctgaaaatgaaactgaaaatgatttaaaaattgGTTAAAGAATGGAACATAAAATGAGCCAAAATGgcccaaaataaccccaaaatgcctcaaaatggctccaacaaaggcctaaaaatggtgcctgaaatggatgcaaaaagccttaaaaaaacacttaaaagtgactcaaaatcactcaaaatgacccaaaatgacccagaaaaacctcttaaacacagattcaaagaaattactcaaaaaatgacccaaaagtgcctcagaatgacccaaaaatgcctcagaatgacccacaaagagacacaaaatggtgccagaaatggatgcaaaaacGACTTTAAAAACCTcttaaaagtgactcaaaatcactcaaaatgacccaaaaacatctcttaaacacagattcaaagaaattactcaaaaaatgacccaaaagtgcctcagaatgacccaaaaatgcctcaaaaacccaacacaaaatggtgccagaaatggatgcaaaaagggctttaaaaaccacataaagtgactcaaaatcactcaaaatgacccaaaatgacccaaaaaaacTCTTAAACACAGGTCCAAAGAAATGactcaaaaaatgacccaaaagtgcctctgaatgacccaaaaatgcctcagaaactccccacaaagagacacaaaatggaGCCAGAAATGGATGAAAAAGGCCCTAAAAAACCACataaagtgactcaaaatcactcaaaaagacccaaaatgacccaaaaaaccctcttaaacacagatccaaagaaatgactcagaaaatgacccaaaagtgcctcagaacgacccaaaaatgcctcaaaaccccccCACGAAATGGCGCCTGCCAAGAGACTCAACATGGCGCCTGAAACGGGCTCAAAACGGCCCCGAAACCGCCTCAAACcgccccaaaacctccctttccccccccccagtGGGTCCAGGCCGATGCCCCCGACGTCCTTTGCCTCCAGGAGACCAAATGTGGGGCTGAGTCGGTGCCAGAGGAGCTGCGGAGCCTCGGGGCCttccctcaccagcacagccccagcgacCGGCCCAGCTACATCGGcatggggctgctcagcaggacCAAACCCCTGGCTGTCACCTATGGCATGGGTGAGTAGCCAAAGCTGGGGCGCTGCTGGCCGTTTCCAGGCCCTGGGTGGCCGCCACAGGCTCGCGGGAGACATTTTGAGGActtcagtggccatttgggggtctcaggagccattttgaggccttaagtggccatttggggccttaagtagccattttgaggccttaagtggccatttggggccttcagtggccattttcaggccttaagtggccatttggggctctcaggagccattttgaggccttaagtggccatttggggctcttaatggccaccagaagctctcaggagccattttgaggccttaagtgccatttggggcccttcagtggccatttggggccctttAGGAGCCATTTttaggccttaagtggccattttgaggccttaagtggccatttggggccctcaGGAGCCATTAAAGCCACGACAGTGAcgttttaggcctctaaagcctctttttaggcctctaaagtgactctttaggccagtaaaatgactttttggcCCAAAAattgactttttgggcctctaaattgactttttggccagtaaagtgactttttaggcctctaaagcccctttttgagcctctaaagcccctttttgacctctaaagtgactttttaggcctctaaagcccctttttgggcaatAAAATGACTTTCTGAGCCATTAAAGTGACTCTTTAGACCTCTAAACCCTCTTTTTAGCTACTAAAgtgtctttttaggcctctaaagtgacttttgggacactacagtgactttttggctacaaaagggactttttaggcctctagagcccctttttggctactaaagtgacttttgggaCAATACAGTGACTTTTTGGCTACAAAAGGGAAtttttaggcctctagagcccctttttggccactaaagtgactttttgggcctctaaaatgactttttggctactaaaatgactttttaagcctctaaagtccatttttgtgccactcaagtgaatttttgacctctaaagtgactttttaggcctctaaagcccctatttgacctctaaagtgactttttaggcctctaaagtgactttttgggcctctaaagggactttttggccactaaagtgactttttgggcctctcaagcccctttttgacctctaaagtgactttttgggcctctcaagcccctttttaggcctctaaatgtctttttaggccattaaagtcCCTTTTGGCTacgaaagtgactttttagaccTCTAAACCCTCTTTTTGAGCtgctaaagcccctttttgatctctaaagcccctttttgggcccctaaagtgacttttttggccactaaacgacctttttggctactaaagtgactttttgagccactaaagtgtatttttaggcCACTGGACCccatttttgacctctaaagtgactttttgatcctctaaagtgactttttaggcctctaaagcccctttttggccactaaagtgactttttgggccactaaagcccctttttgagctactgaagtccctttttaggtacaaaattgactttttaggcctctaaagtccctttttgGGCCACTCAAGCCCCTTTCTGAGTCAATAAATCCCCttcttgacctctaaagtgattTTTCggcctctaaagtccctttttaggcctctaaagtgactttttgagccactaAAGTGCCTTTTTAGGCCATCAAAGTTGATTTTTGaggactaaagtgactttttgggcctctagagcccctttttgggcccctaaagcccctttttatccctgtctgtgtgtccccttgCCAGGTGACCCCGAGCTGGACGCCGAGGGCCACGTGCTGACGGCCGAGTTCCCTGCCCTGCGCGTCGTCTGCGTCTACGTGCCCAACTCCGGGCGAGGCCTGGGCCGCCTGAGCTTCCGGCAGGCCTGGGACGAGCGCTTCCGCTCCTTCGTGTCCCAGCTGGACCGGTCCAAACCGGTCGCCATCTGCGGCGACCTCAACGTCGCCCACCAGCCCTTGGACCTGAGGAACCCGTCGGGGAACAAGAGGAGCCCCGGGTTCACACGGGAGGAGCGGGAGACgttcagggagctgctgggggccgGCTTCCTCGACAGCTTCCGGGTGTTTAACCCCTCGCTGCCCAACGCCTTCACCTTCTGGACCTACCTGagcggggccagggccaggaacgtgggctggaggctggattactgcctgtggtcccagaggggcaggaaggatctGTGCGACAGCAGGATCGAGCAGCGGGCCCAGGGCAGCGACCACTGTCCTGTGGGGATCTACCTGGTGCTGGAgagggcaggctgaggggcaaaaatggggcaggaatggggcaaaaatgggtcaaaatggagggaaatggggggaaatggggcagaaatggggggaaatggggtggaaatggggcagaaatgggtcaaaatgggtggaaatggctcaaaaatggctgaaaatggggggaaatggctcaaaaatggctgaaaatggggggaaatgggtcaaaaatagctgaaagtgggataaaattggaggataatgcaataaatgggtcaaaaatgggtcaaaatgggtaaaaaatgggggaaaatggaataaatggggtcaaaaatggggggaaatgagtcgaaatgggtcaaaaacgggtcaaaaatggctgaaagtgggataaaattggaggataatgcaataaatggggtcaaaatgggtcaaaaatggctgaaagtgggataaaactGGGGGACAATGAGATAAATGGGGTCAAAAGGGGTGAAAGGTGTGTGAGAGGTGAGTGCGGACAGTGTGTCCCGCCGTAAGCGAGGTCAGGGCCAGGaacgtgggctggaggctggggaaatgggtcgaaaatggggggaaatgggtcaaaatttgggggaaatggggggaaatggggcaaaaatgggtcaaaatggggggaaatgggtcgaaaatgggtcaaaatggctgaaaatgagaaatgggtcaaaaatggagggaaatgggtcaaaaatgggtcaaaatggggggaaatggggcaaaaatgggtcaaaaatggctgaaaatggggggaaatgggtcgaaaagggtcaaaaatggctgaaaatgagataaaattggaggataatgcaataaagGGGgttaaaatgggtcaaaaatgggtgaaaaatgggtgaaaaatggggagaaatgagtcaaaatgggtaaaaaatggctgaaagtgggataaaattgggggttaatggaataaatggggtaaaaaatgggtcaaaatgggtcaaaactgtctgaaaatgggataaaattgggggataatggaataaatgggtcaaaaatgggtcaaaactggctgaaagtgggataaaaaatcaaaactccttcccagtccctcccagttcccttcaatttgtcccagtcccctcccaattgatcccagttcatcccagtcccctcagtccccccagctcatcccagttgctcccagttccctccagttcccctcagttccctcccagttcatcccagtcccctcccagttgctcccagccccctcagtccccccagctcatcccagttgctcccagttccctcccagttgctcccagttccctctcagtgccctcccagctcatcccagtttatcccagttccctctcagttgctcccagttccctcccagttgctcccagtccctcccagttgctcccagtccctcccagtgccctcagctcatcccagttgctcccagttccctctcagtgccctcccagttcgtcccagttccctcccagttccctcccagctcatccccgtccctccccagttccctccccagttccctcccattcccccccgccccccagaCGCCGCTCCGCCTCTCAGCCAATCATCTCTCTTTAGTCCCGTTGCCGGGCAGACTCCACTCCCGTAGCAACCAATCAGTGCTCGGCGCCCTCCTCTCTCCGTCCAATCAGCGCCCGTGGCCGCGCTCTGGAGCAGGAGCCgctcccagttgcctcccagttccctcccagttgcctcccagtgccAAAGGTCAGAGTCTGGGTAGGCTGCACAtccattctgaggggaaaagtgggggtttggggcaatttggggggataaaatgagcttttgtggcaattctgaggggaaaagtggggttttggagaagttttgaggtgaaaagtgaggttttggggcaattctgaggggaaaagtggggttttggaggagttttgaggtgaaaagtgaggttttggggcaattctgaggggaaaagtggggttttggaggagttttgaggggaaaagtgggggtttggggtgtttctgaggggaaaagtggggttttgaggggaaatgtgaggttttggggcaatttggggggataaaatgaggttttggggtatttctgagggataaaatgagggtttgtggcaattctgaggggaaaagtggggttttggtggagttttgaggtgaaaagtgaggatttggggtatttctgaggggaaaactggggttttggggtatttctgaggggaaaagtgtgatttgagtgacattttgagggcaaaagtgaggttttggggtatttctgaggcataaaatgagggtttggggcaattctgatgggaaaagtggggtttcggtggagttttgaggggaaaaggggggttttggggtatttctgaggggaaaagtgtgatttgggtaaagttttgagtggaaaagtgaggttttgggctatttctgagggataaaatgaggtttgggggcaattctgataGGAAAcgtggggttttgaggagaaaagtgaggttttggggcaattttgggggataaaatgtggttttggggcaattctgaggggaaaagtggggtttgggtggagttttgaggtgaaaagtggggttttgaggcatttccgagaggaaaaagtgaggttttggtgcaacttGGTGTGTAAGAGTTccagtttggtggggtttggatgCAAGAGTCTCCCTAGTCCATCCCAGTTCAACCCAGTTGACACACTGGAGCGGCGGCTTTTATTGAGCGGCGGAAGGATCCGCGGGGAAAGGGGCCAAACCTCATTGGCGGAGGGATCCCATTGGGGCACATCTAGATCCGGCTCTGGGGGAGAAGGGTCCTCCAAAgccccagtagctcccagtaacccccaaaccccctcccagtaactaccagtaacccccaaaccccctcccagtaactcccagtagctcccagttaccccaaactccctcccagtagcccccagttaccccaaaccccctcccagtaactcccagtagcccccaaagcccctcccagtaactaccagtagcccccaaagcccctcccagtaactcccagtagctcccagttaccccaaactccctcccagtagcccccagttaccccaaaccccctcccagtaactaccagtagcccccaaagcccctcccagtaactcccagtagctcccagttaccccaaactcCCTCCTAGTAGCCCCCAGTTacctcaaaccccctccaagtaactcccagtagcccccaaagcccctcccagtagctcccagttaccccaaaccccctcccagtaactcccagtgaccccaaacccctcccagtaaatcccagtaacctcaaacctcttcccagtgtgagaaactaagaatcagggtattgtttattgaaaatttaTGCTGGGCTCGATGTAAAGgttaaacaacagaagacaggaagtcgcttatgcaaacagctaccagacatccttgtgtgagataagataactgaaATGGCATATACAAAACGGATATCGATTATGCAAGCAGGGGATATACTGGTCAAAAATAACCATAGGATGTTCTGAGAAACTGGCAGATGTGGGACGAACGACTCCATATAAAGACATACAAGTGAGAAATCAACTATGGAACAAtggaggaagactccttgctCAACAACCACCGGAAGGCGGAAAACGACCCCCTCACAGGAAAACGACCATCtcacagcacctggagcacGTACAGAATACCTACATTACTTCACGTCCacgaatttaaaatgtataaaaaaggactgttcgAACTGATCAGGgcggcagttggtggagcgcagactcccctgtcgtccagcgctgtctttgctcatattctacttgctacaattaataaaactataattggattatgatccacTGTGGTCTTAATTTATGACAATTTcctggtgccgtgactcggataaggaacggtgagcttcagtcctccggggaggcgccccgcggcaatccgcggccccgcgactgacagcctacctcaaccttaccgacgaacctaaatactagaataatgagcaaagggaaaaccggtaaaatcccataaaaattctgtgcacgggagtccggacgaagGCGCAGGACGCGTAAGTATATTGCGAAATTGGttcgcgggttatccgttcgggcgggattgggtatcctggattataacgaatgagaggttcgatatactgaaccaagcgagtgtggacccttaagtactgcgtttcccatctcctgcgagggactgggccaggaacaaggggagtgagtgagtgtgtgtttgtggataatccagaagatgggggcgaagggcagcaagccttcgacacCCATGGGGAGGGTACCCGCTGTACCTAAGaatacccctctggcatatatcttagacaattggagatatttccctggaacactagggaaagataagcagaaaatgatagaatactgtactaagacatggggagggaagaagatttctgaaaatgtcttttggccaGTCTATGGAtcagaagaagattggataagacaacaattaaatctctgggttaataataaaaaaccccttaacccggaagaaagtcagtatgcggaagtgtggctaaaaagaccgggGGCTAGACTTTACCCACTgagtgaaataaaaactaaacaaaagaaaaagaaggaagaaatagacGAAATCCTTCTAACCCCCCCTCcttacatttcccctcctgctcccacaacCCCTCCAGAGGTCCCTAGAGCGCCCACTCCCCCACCGGAGTCGGAGCAAgagtctccccctcctcctaGACATGTAACTAGAAGCCACAAAGGGGCAGCTCAGATGTACCCCCTAAGGGAAATGCCCATGGGGGGACCTCAACCCGTGATTGGATACATTGCTGTACCCCTGAACTCGGCAGACgtaagagattttaaaagaaccAAGATGGGAAATTTAATTGAGGACCCACTCGGAGTGGCTGAAAAATTAGATCAATTCTTGGGACCAAACCTTTATACTTGGGATGAGATGCAATCTATCcttggtcaattatttactaCCAAGGAAAGAGATATGATTAGACGAGCAGGAATGAGGCTGTGGGATACccaacatgcccagggacctcAAGCAGATATTAAATGGCCACTCCAaagacctaattgggataatcaggACCCGGTgcatagaactcatatgcaggacctgagaactatagtaattcagggaattagagaagcagtaccccgtggccaaaatatcaataaagcatttaatgaaatgcaaaagaaagatgagagccCTGCTGAGTGGCTGGAacgactgaggaaagcccttcagctgtattctgGAATGAATCCAGACGACCCTTTAAGGCAGGCGCTTCTCAAGAttcagtttgtggcaaaatcatgggaagatattagaaagaagattgaaaagttagaggactggcagagtagaggattggatgaattattgagggaagctCAGAAAGTTTACGTAAGGCGAGAAGAAGAGAATAGCAAGCGGCAAGTAAAGATGATGGTCGCGGCGGTCAGAGAGGACCGTAAAGAACGGACTAATGGACATAAGTCTGCTGGAAtgaaacaagggaatgtagtagtaaagaaggaacagagatgttgtttctactgtggaaaaaagggacatataaagaaggattgcagagaaaggatcagggatgaggaaatattgaaaGCGGAATAGGAaagtcaggggctctatattctgggggaccggagtcatcatgagcccttgataaaattaaaagtaggtccccataaacaagagttcacctttttagtagacactggggctgagaaATCGACTATTAggcaaatacctgagggatgtaaagtATCCCCTGAAAGagtacaagtgattggggcaaaaggagaaccctttaaggtaaataaaataaaaaatgtggtcttcgaaacagaaaataaattcggaatgggtgaactcttgctcgttcctgaagcagaatttaatttgCTAGGACGAGATCTAATTGTTGAGTTGCAATTAGAAATcaaagtaaagaatcaagagctaacagtatctgcttatcctttgaccgtggatgatcaaaaacaaattaaccccgatgtctggtactctccggacacaattagtagactggaaatcccaccgattaaagtccaaatttctgaaccccacatacctgtgagggtaaagcaatatcccatatccctagaaggacggagaggattaaaaccagaaattgatcgattattagcacaaggaatcttagagccttgcatgtcaccctttaacacccccattctgcctgtaaaaaaaccaaatggaaAATATCAGCTTGTgcatgatttaagggaaataaacaaaagaactatcacccggttccctgtagtagcaaatccatatacaTTGCTAAGCAAGCTATGACCCcataactcctggtatagtgtggttgatttaaaggatgccttttgggcctgtccactggcagaagaatgccgtgattattttgcctttgaatgggaagacatagaaacaggccgtAGACAGCAATTGAGATGGACTGTGCTCCCCCAAGGGTTCACCAAGTCCCCTAatctgtttggacaggccctggaagagcttttaaaagaatACCAGGTACAAACGGGAAACTTGctgttacaatatgtagatgatctgctcatagcagggaataataaggaagatgtaagaaaagaaagcattcgaCTCCTAAACTTCCTTGCACAAAAGGGAGTACGGCTATCACAGGAAAAGTTAcaatttgtggaggaaaaagtgaaatatttgggacattATTTGTTTAACGGAAAAAAGATATTGGATCCAGAGCGCATGaaaggaattctggaattaccCATGCCTGTCACTAAGAGGCAAATTCGGCAGGCATTAGGGCTATTTGGGTATTGTAGGCAATGGATAGAGAATtatagctttaaagttaaatttttATATGAACAACTGTCCAAAGACAAAATACCCAAGTGGACCTCTCAGGATCAAGAGCAGTTTGCCAGTCTAAAGAGAGAGCTAAGTCAAGCACCAGTTTTAAGTTTACCAGACTTAAAGCGGccgttccatttatttgttaacgtACATGAAGGAACGgcattcggagtattaactcaggaatgggctggacaaaagaaaccggtggcatacctatcaaagctgttagaccctgtgagcaggagttggccgagctgcttacaaatcattgttgctgc
This window contains:
- the LOC133629460 gene encoding DNA-(apurinic or apyrimidinic site) endonuclease-like, with the translated sequence MVVEVISRRLGSKVNFSQCPVRVPPPPWDTTEDGRRFNFKVTSWNVDGLRAWVKKGGLEWVQADAPDVLCLQETKCGAESVPEELRSLGAFPHQHSPSDRPSYIGMGLLSRTKPLAVTYGMGDPELDAEGHVLTAEFPALRVVCVYVPNSGRGLGRLSFRQAWDERFRSFVSQLDRSKPVAICGDLNVAHQPLDLRNPSGNKRSPGFTREERETFRELLGAGFLDSFRVFNPSLPNAFTFWTYLSGARARNVGWRLDYCLWSQRGRKDLCDSRIEQRAQGSDHCPVGIYLVLERAG